A segment of the Pelecanus crispus isolate bPelCri1 chromosome Z, bPelCri1.pri, whole genome shotgun sequence genome:
AGACCTGTCTGGACACCTTGTGATGCTGACAGATTTCACTACCCCTTCTAGCTGGGGAGCAAACCAATCAACTTTTCTAGTAATGACATCATTTGAATCAGTTGTAATAGAGTACTTTCCCTGCACTCACAGCAAGCAGGGGCAGATCTGATGGCAGCTCCTCCCTCTGCCCACAAGACTTCCCTCAACCACAAACACTGCTCCTCCTACTCCTCAAGACAGAAAAGATCTGATAAcaattcaaagaaataaaagtaatttatgaATCAAACTATTTTGCTGTAGCACCTAAATAGGAAGGCACTTCACATCTAGATCAAGACATTGGTTCAAGCGCATTCAAAATCTACTGATGAGCAGCAAGCAAGATGTGCACAGGAGCAAGCATCCACCAACCAAAACAGACAAAGGAAGGGACTGCATAATCTCCAGAGCAGAGATTACACCTAGGGCAGAGAAACAAAGAGGGATGTTTATTTGTCATGGGTTCGCACCTGGAATGCAAAACCAGATCAGAAGGGCATGAGGGTAGCCTGCAAATCAAGTCACGCAGTAAGAATCTTTGTAAGGACTAGCAAATAGTGTGCAAGTATAACAAAACATAGTACAGTTttgaaggatgaagaaaaatgcCAAATAGCACTGAGGTTCCACTGCacataaactgattttttttttttttttcagtcacaaCAATACAGTCAACTTGCATGCAGTTACTTAAAAGGAGCTACATTGATGCAAATCATATAAACGGTCTGGAAGTTTTTTACCCAGTATCCATGTTTTAGCATCTCACAGTGACCAAAGTTTTAGGCAGAAAATCAAAACCTAAAAGAAACAGACCTGAAAAATGCTGCaaggaactgaagaaaaaaggcaggacAAAATAAAGAAGCCATAGTTAAAGATTTAGGAACACTGCAGGGGTAAAAGTCAGAGTACTGATACATTTTAGAAGACAGTAACAATCAAGGCTTATGGCTGCAGCAGACAAGCACTCCTGAGTCTTGTTACATTGGTTCAAACTATTCGGTGCTTAGGTTACCCCCTCATACCTCTGCTATAGGTGCAGCAACCTCTAGCAGAATcaatagcagaaaaaaacccaagcaccCCACAGTATTCTCAGATTTTGGTCACGTCAGTGTTAGATCCTGTGTCTTAACCTAAATATGAGATAAAAGAAGGCATTTATGAAGGTAACCTGTCACtctacagaaaacacatttcttttggACGACTCTACTACCAGAATAGCAGCCGCTGGCAGAGAGCTGGAGCCGCCAGCCTCACTAGTAACTTCTTGTCAGTCATCAGGATAACAGAGCTGGCCTGTCAGCACTTCTACCACCTAACAGATGTCAGCTAGAACATAAAGCAGGCTACCAAAGAAGTTACCACATGAGATCTTCAAGAGACTGGACGCAGGACTGCTTTCGCAGAAAGTTCAAGTGGGAGAGAGGTAACGCGTGGTGGTTGGTTTCCAGCTTTAACACTACCATGCTGAAAAGGGTGAGCTCATTATAACCCTGCCAGGTTATAGCCCATTATAGCCCTGCCCTTGGCTGGGAAGGGGAATTGCAGAGATTTCCTGTGTCTTATGGATCCCCCACTTCTCCTGGGACATTGCTAATTTATTCTGGCCAGAAATGGTAAAATAAGTAAAGAACAAGTACTGCACAGCTGCATTTATCACTGTCCTACTGCAAAATCTTCACCTAGCCCTACACTCATTTGCAAATACAAGAACTGAAACAGCAGTGTCCACCCATGtaatttttatgaatttttccaagattcattaaaaaaaccccacctcacTACACATACAGTAAAGCTAAGCATCTCACATCAATGTATCTACCAGGCAGTATTACCTCTCTCACTAGGGAAAGCGTGTTAAGCGTGTGGGGGGTGGGAAATTCTTTATCAGTTTCTCCAGTCTTGCAGCATCTTTGCAGATAGGTGATGCCTGCCACATAGTAAAACCCAGTTATTTTTCACCCAGTTATTATATAACAGGCAGTGCTACAGATTGCATGCTGTCCAATTCAGAATGCCTTTAAGAAGTCTTTAAACCTGTGTTAAgatcaaaacaattttttgtcTGTTCATTAGTATTTCTGACAGCAGAAGGTACTGTTACAGGCAATCGTTTCAACCACCGAAAAAGGCTCTGGTGACATGATTACACAGTTATACAATGATTAATATGGCTTCTACCTAATTTGCATATgcattaagaaaagaaatatcctCAGAGCATCTCAGCTACAATAACACAATTACTATGCATCGTCATGTCATTTTACACGTGTGCCACGAATGACTATgcactaaaagaaaaagctcacaCACTTGACCACTGCAGCTCAACTTTCTGGACAGATAGCGCTCACGTATCCccaataaaagcaagaaaaactgtGAGTCTGTCCCATTCTTCTCAAATTTCAAAGCATCAAGTGTAGCCTTCAGAAGAAGTAAGAGATGTTTAACAGCCCCTGAGTGGGTTCAACAGATCTGAGCAAATGGCTTGTACACAAAAAGATGTCTATGCCCCCTTGGCTCCTCATACAATCCCCCATTTTCGCCAGCTGGCACAGACACATATCCCCATGTAAGTTTTGCCTCTGAGTTCAAGCAGAGTTGTCAGCACAGTTTCAAGGAGGGGAGCGGGCCCCGCTCTGCAGCTGGATCTGCTCAGGAGAAGCCCTTGCCTTCCCCCAGCGGCaggcccggcccgcggcccccGCACCGAGGGGCTTCTGGTGGGGTGACCGTCACACTCCGACAGCCCCTTCCCACTGCACCACGCCACAGGGCTCGACAGCGCGGCGTTAGCGGCTATGCTCAAAATACACAGGTGCAGCAGAAGCAAGGTAGGCAGTAGTACCGAGCAAAGGATCTAAAGCTGTCAAAAACTTATTGAGGATTATGTCAAATCAGAGGAAATAGTTCCTTCGCTATTCTCTTCTACTAGTAAAATCTtgacaaagaaataaatcacaCCAATTCTTCCCAACCAGAAAAACATGTCACGTTCTAGCGCTGACTCTTTCTGTCTCCAGAGTATTGCAGAAAGTTTCTTTAGAACAAAGTAGACCAAGAAGCAAGATACACagatttctactgaaaaataaatctagtTCTCCATAATATTTCTGCGATTTATTCAAACAGAATACAATGGAATTACCACCCTTACAGCTAATCCACCCCAAATCTGAGCCCTTTTCTGCATAGCACTGAATTGTTACTATACTACGTAAAGAGCAAACACTACTGGAATGTacacagtgaaggaaaaaaaggtaaagctCTTCTTGCCAGAGTAACCGTTTTCACTACCAACGTGTTATCTAGAAAAATAAGGTCTAGGCAACGTCCAAAAGTGTTCAAGTTTCAATAAATAACTATCAATGCCCCAAGTTTGCACTGGCACAAGAAATATGGAGCGTACAatttagaaaagtattttcatatgACTGAGTCAGCAACGCGTTTCGTCCTGCTTAAGATTTACAACAAAAATCATTTCCCTCCAGGGTTCGATTTTAAAACCGAAGCCGTGTAAGTGCAAGAGCACCCACACAGTTGTCTTAACTCTCAATGGCAAATTAAAGCTCTAGAGAAAGacggtattttaaaaaaagttctttatCAATACCAAGAAAATATACATAGCCgtattatgttttaaatatatatatacacgcacaTCTTTTCAAAAGGGTATGATTCtggcttctatttttttttttttttttttttttaaagtttgaaaaGCTTATCCATCACTATACAGTTCAGTAAGGTGTATTAGGAAACACACTTTTTATATCCCCCATGAAAATAAAGTTGAATCTTTCTGTAAACAGGAATTTCCTTAATTTCGAAATCTCCACAGACCTCAAGTACTtcgctggaaaaaaaaacaaaacaaaacaaaacaaaacaaaaccaaaccgaACCAACCACCGGCCCCAAAACCACCCAACGGAGACCcttcgctgctgctgctgctgctgcgtgcAACATCGACAGACCTCGGGGAACGCTTAGCAACGCCCGGCTGCTGCAACCGCCTTCTCCGGGcgcaaataaataataataattaacaataataatagcaacaacagaagagcggcggcgggcgcgcacCTCGGCCCGGCGGTGCCTCCGcgccgccccggcggcgggcggggacggggccggccggcggcggggcctcCCCCCTCAGCAGGCGCCGGTCtccggcgcggcggccgcctcGGGGGGGGcctcccggggctggggggcggcggcggcggggggagggtggCCGGCGGCGTTGATGTGGCAGCCGGAGGAGAGGTGGCTGCGGACGCGGCCCTGCAGCTGGGTGACCTGGGCGCGGAGGAGGTTGGCGGTGGCGGCCAGCTCGGCGTTCTGCCCCTTGAGCGCCTTCACCTTCTCCTCCAGCCGGGCGATGCGCTCCAGCTTCCGCCGGCGGCACTTGGAGGCGGCGATGCGGTTCCGCAGGCGCTTGCGCTCCGCCTTCAGCCGCTCCTGGCTCTCCGCGTCCAGCGGCGACAGCGACGGCGGCGTCGGCGCGCTgctgccgccctccccgcccgccgaCGGCGGCACCTCGGGCACCGTCTGCGGCTCCTCCAGGGACCGCGCCGGCGGCAGCCGACCGCTCCCCAGGCCCGCCGTCCCGAAGGCcaggcccggcggcggcggcggcggcggcggcggcggggcggcggcggcggggtaGGCGCTGCCCGAGGGGCTGAGCGGCCCCGCGGGGTTGAAGCCGCTCAAGTTGGTGTAGACGGCCGGCGGgtcggcggcggcgggggctcccggcggccccgggcgggcggtgCAGCAGGGTCCCGGCGTggagagcggcggcggcggcgccgccagGAGCTGGTTTTGCTTGTGCAGGTCGGCCAGGGCCTTAACGAAACCGTCGGCGAAACCCTCCTGCTCCTGCGTCACCGGCTGCCGGTAGAGAaacggccccgccgccgcggccccgccgctccccgccccgggcgccgccggccccgggctaCCGGaccccagcccggctcccccctGGATCAGCAGCTGCTCCAAGTCGGCGGCCGGCGGCAGTTTCAGCAGCGGCAGCTCCGCAGCCGAGCCCAGCGCGGCCTCCGGGCCGccgcgggccgccgccgccgccccgccgccgcccgccggctcGGCCgagccggcgggcggcggcggggcggcggcggcggccggcggcggctgTAGCAAGCGCAGAGCCGCCGCGCTGCCgcgggcgccggcgggcgggcgaaGGGCGAAGggccccgggagcggggcgggggcggcggccgccagGTCCCGCTTCTTCCCGGcgcccagcagcagcttctgccccgccgccgccgccgccgccgccgcatcggctccggggccgccggcggTACCGAAACCCGGCAGCGGTACGAAGTCGCGCAGCAGCTCCAGTCCTTCCTCGGGGTAAAACGGCGCCTCCATCTTCACGGCGGATCGCCCGCTACGCCCGCCGCTCATGCTGCCGCCCTCGCCGGCCgacggcggcagcggcggcggcggcggctccggtgcggggcgggccgggctgggcgcCTGCTCCGCGGGGCCCGCCGCCCTCGGCTGGCAGCGGGGACTGAGCCGCCTcccggcgccgccggccccaCGCCACGCCCCGGGCCCGCCGactgcccgccccgccgccgccgccgccgccgctgccggtcccccccgctccttcccccgcccgccgggctTGCGCGAAAGGGCttcccgccgcagccccgctgctgccccgCCGGCGCGTCCGTGGGGAACCCGCGCTGCTTCCCCGCCAAAACTCGCCCCGCGGCTGCGCTGCGGGAGAGGAGGCGCTGCCGGGGACTTCGCCCGGGACGAGGGGGTTTTCCCGCGGGCATCACCCGGGGATGCTCCGGCCGCGGCAGACCTCCTGCAGGAGGAAAGCGAGGGAAGCCCACGCGTGgcggctgccgtgggcaggtGCTCGttgcggcgggcgggcgcggggcggtgcAGGTGTCGAGGGTTAGCGCTTCCCGACAGCGCGGGCTGCGGAGTCTGCCGGGGAAGCGCTCGGCCGTCGGGAAAGATGCCGACTTgtcaaagcaaaagctgctcgCCAGAAGGAGATGGATCTGACggagcttttcttctttaaaaaaaaaagtttagagaAAGGGTTTGAAACAGCTTAGACATCTTTTCAACGTTATTGAAACGTGAAagcactgtttttcagtttggggGTGGTGTTTATTTGTTATCTTCACTTGAGACaattccccctgcccctctccaaGGCTCTGAAATTCTTACAGGATGAGGGAATTGCTTTCCAcccagtctttttaaaaatcccttctgCTGGGAATACTAATATGGTCCTGACAGAGCTGtgaaagctctctgttcagtcGGCTTGCTGACTGAGGGCCTCACTGGCTCATCTGCACGTTCACCAGTTCTCCCAGTCCACGGTGGGATCCACCAGCATCCCCTCAGTTAGGCGTCACCCTTCTGCCGTCTGCTCATGCTTTCTCCCCAGACGTTTCCTCCCTGCACACCAAGACCACATGCCTCTTCTCCCAGGGTCTAGCAatgctgctgagctctgctgtaGCCCCACCGTGTGCATGGCCACGCCTGTGCCTCCGCTGTGCCTAGGTGCTCTCCAAAACCAGGAgccagggaggaggcagagacaCCGCTGTCAGGTCAGGAAGGACTTTGCCCCAGTCATGCTACTTCAGACCCACAGGAGCACCAGAGCCCAGGCGCACTAAGGCCTTGATGACCTTGACTCACCGACCTTGGGGCCCCCAGCTATGCACCCTGCCCATGGGGCAGGAGCTCCATCTCAACTCGTCCCAGGGCCTCCAGTCCCCGCCCAGCTACGTTGCAGGTGTTCCTCTCTCCAGCCCCATCTCCTGGGTGGACCTTGGACCTGTGTTTCCAGTTCTGATCCTGGCaccacctcctgctgctcctgcctggacTCCCTGGGTGGACCTCATACCTGGTTCATCACCTCGCCCTGTCTGGGTGTGTCAGTGGGTCCAAGCACTGGTGCCTGCTCTGCCCGCCCTGCTCCGGtgctgcagggctctgcccaggcTGGCGAGGGGCACCGCCTTGGCTCCAGCCACCCCCAGCTCATCTTCCCATGGGGCAGCCCCGCTCTGCCTCTCCCTGAGGCTTTGGCAGGATCGCTGCCTGGAAAACTGGCGGCAGCAGGACTCCAGCGAGAAGAAAGCCATCAGGCAAAAGCCAGAAACAGAGGCATTTGCGTGGATAGGAGAGGAGTAAGCATGTCTTTCTTGGTGACGAAGGTGGTGCtagaaaaagcttatttttgtttccttgtctCTTGGCTGACCGAGCAGGAGAGGGGCAGAGCTAGCAGTGCTCAGCCAACACCGAGTACTGAAAATAGCTAATGCGAGCGGCTTTGTGGAAGTATTGCTGCGGCTGCTTGCTGTACGGGCTTTTCCTGTCGTAGTCCTGGGTGAGCAAATGGCAGTGACTGGTACCTTCTCTGCAGCCGGGAAAAGAGGGCTGTCCAGGCAGAGAAGCCGCAGCCTCCAAGCTAATGTCAGTgcagcttctcttctttcccttacAAAGCAAGTGCAGAGATGGAAGGTAGACTGAGGAGAAAATGAGGTCCAGGgcggggagagagaaaaagctggGGAGGTTCACTTGGCTCTAGATGTAATGTGACACATGACAGAGGCGACGCTAAAGGTAGGTCCCTTCGTCAGTCCTCTGACAAGACTTGTTGGTCAGCTATATAGGATGGTTTTACTTGCTGAGGTAATGCAGCGTTGCAAGGCAAACCAATGGAACGGAAAAATGCAGAAGCTGCTTGAAATAAACTTATTTGTAATGACAGATTGGTTCATTTAGGCGCTAAGATTTGCAATATTCTAACATACCTGCAAGCCAAGTTTCGGTGAGCGAAACGGGGTTGTTTTACACATCCTTAACGCAACTGTGTGTTGTGGCAATGtggtctttttgttgttttctttttctctcccccctttttttatttttttggctgaAGAGGGCCTGGAAACCCTGCGGGGCTCACAGAGCCAACTTCCTGCGCCTGTGACAAACCGCGTCGCGCCCGCCCGCAGCGCTGCCTGCCGGCGGGAGCGAGCATCCCCGGCCGGGGCCCGGGCAGGGCCCGGGCGGAAGAGCCCCTGACggttctccctccctccctccctgcctccctcttcccctccctccctccctccctccgtgCAGGCACGGCGGCAGCGCGGGCACACCTCCCGCCAGCCTCTACAGCCCGGGGCTGGCGCCGGAGCCCTCCGCCACGGCCCGGGCCAGCGGCCCCTCGCCTCAGCGCCGCGGGGGCTCCTCGGCGGActgggggggggccggggcggggcggcggttGGGCGGCGGttgggcgccgccgccgctgcccagatgcagcggcggggggggggggggggcgcggggggcggggaagggggcggagcggcgggaACCTCGCCTCGCGCCCGCAGGCGGCGGTCCGATTGGACGGCCCGCCGGGGGGCTCCGcccccccgcgcagccccgccaATGGGCGGGCGCGGCGCGCGCCACTACCGCGAGAGTTTGCGGTGAAGCTGGCGCCGCCATCTTGGAGTTGGGAGAGGCCGCGTCCCGTTCCTGTCCCTCTCGGAGGGTcacgggcggggggggggagggggaggatggGCGCCCGGCAGTGAATTAACGGCGCCCGCGAGCTCGTCTCCCCAGCGCtgggccgcggcgggcgcgggggagGAAGGATGGTGCAGTCCTGTTCCGCCTACCGCTGCCGGAACCGATACGACAAAGAGAAGCCCATCTCCTTCCACAAgtgagcgcggcggcggggcggggccgggccgcggcgggggcggggctgtGGCCGGGGCCGTGGCGcgcgcgcgcccgcccgcccggaggggcggggcggcgggcgggcgcgcgcgCGGGGCCGGTGGGGCGAGGGGTGCCCGGCGCGCGGCGTGTCCgtggggggcggggcgcggcggtCGCACGCGGCCGCTGATGGGGGGAgcccggccgggcccgcggCGCCTCGGCTTCCCGGTCCCAGGGGTCTCCCTGAGGGCAGCCTTTTGCTGCCCTCTCCAGGCAGGGcgacacccacccccccaccccggttTTCAGAGGGCCGAGACCCCCGGCCCGGTCCGCCTGCGAGgtctgggctggcagcaggcgTTGGGCTGCGAGGATGAGCCCGTCAGAGGGAAAACCAAGCCGTCACgcagccaggcagagcagtgCTTAGCTGTAACCCGACCCCGTGTTAAAAAGCTTCCCAGAAAAGCTGAAAGTGCTTCTTATTTACAGGTTTCCTCTTACAAGACCTGATCTTTGCAAGAAATGGGAAGCTGctgtcaaaaggaaaaacttcaAGCCAACCAAGTATAGCAGCATTTGTTCAGAGCACTTTACTCCCGATTGCTTTAAAAGGGAATGCAACAACaagcttctgaaagaaaatgcagtgccCACAATATTTTGTTATACAGAACCCAGTGAAAAGGTAATCCCAAAGCACTCGTAGTTTAAGATACTGGAACGTGTGTATGTTGCTCGTATTAGCCGAGGAGGGCTTGATgtagcagagcagcagggagaagatgCAGGTTGTGAAGGGTATCGGCTGAGCACGTGCACCCGGAGGCAGGCGGAGAGCTGTGGTGGCTGAAACACGTCCAACAGCTGCTGTCGTTTGCTTTGACAAGAGCAAAGGCTCTGGAGCACATAGAGCATTGTACAGGCGTGCAGTAGCTCTGATTCGCTCGTCTGTGCGTATGTAGAAGCCTGAGCAGCGTAACTTCGGGTAAAACGTGCTGAATTAAATGGAACGGCAGCAAAGTAGGAAAGTATTGCCCTTTAGTTAACTAACTTGTTCAGCTGTATTTGTGGCATATTTGGATTTTTAGAGAGCCTTCAATAATACTCACAAATTGCACTGTACTCTCCCATGCTGACTGGTGGCTACTGCTAACATTGAAGAGATGATGGACCTTAGCTCTGAAGCTTAACTGCCCTCTGTAAAGGGCTCTGTCCTCTGGCTTCGCAGAGTTAAAGTGAGATGCAAACAGAGGGGCGGAACAGTAGCTGCACCTGCTGTCTGCCTGTGCTGAAACCATCTCTGTCTTGCCTTAGCAGTTACTTGTGTTCATAAGCCAGACTGGTCCCTAACTTCGGCCTCTGAAGTTCAGAGGGTAATCTCCTGTGAGATGTATTCTCCCCTTCACTGTAAGCTGCTAAAGCAGCTCATTATGAGATGCAGGTCAGTTATGACTTCTTCCTTCTTGATGTAATAACTGCAagacaagaacagaaaagattgATTCTTAACTCCTATAAAGGATACAAAATATTAGATCTCTTGCCACGCTGCTGTAGAGGAAGTGGCGAAGGAGAGAATGGATATAGTAGGTCTAGCGGGTGAAAGACTGTAAAGGGTTGAAGTGCACAGAGGAAGACTGGGacttttgcttgtttggtttttctcttTATGTACAATATTGGATTtgatgtagaaataaaaagggaatgtatttgaaaaatcaaaagTGGCTAATAACAGGAGAGAATATAAGCAGAAGGTATATAAGGAAAGACAATGTCCAGGCAAATACATATCTGTGTTACAGATATGTTACAGATACATATATGTTACAGATTACAGATACAGATATGTTACAGATACATACAAATCTGTGTTAAGATTTTTGTCTGAGTACGCTTCCCTGCTATCTGTacaacacacattttctttgtcaCATGTAAAATAGTTGCAAAATTTTTTACAGTCTGAAAGCTGAATGGGTGTATAGGGTAATCTGCAAAAGTGTGATTGGTGCATCAGGATTAGTGGTGAGCCATGTTCCCCATTTCATTATCATACCTGGATCtacaaaaacacaaaagagTGCCTTTTAATTATGGAGAAAAATTTAGTGCTATTTCTGTTTGTCTCATGGCACTTTTAAATGAACTGGCCCATATCTTCAAGGAGTAATGTTCTAGTTACTTCCAGTAACAAAGAATAGTAGTGGTTGTTTCGGAATTGAATCCACACTGGTTTtgaaacacagctttttatCTTTTGCATTATGAAATTTgaaatacttcctttttctttacttatgTCTTCAGAGAACCACCACTGTAAGAAGTAATTAGAATTCGCTTATGATGTGTCAGTGATGCCAGTGATCTGTTCTTTGTCATACGTTGTGACAATGTATTTATAGAGGTAGCATGTGCTGGGTAAGGTGCAAATAGAAGTCTCTGTGTGAATTTAGCTGTCCAGCAATGATCGGATTTTTGCTTGTGCTTCCAGCAAGGGTGAATTTCTCTTTGCCAATTACGTCTTTGCCTTGTAAGTTGTTTTAGTAGAAAAGTTTGAAAGTGATAGCTGATACGGTCAAACTGTTTAGAATATTCATGTGTGAGTTAGATAGGCACACTGTTAAAAGCAATTTCTTATAATTGAGAAATAAGAGTGGTAGTTGGCTGGTTTTGTACTTTAAAGTGATCGGTAGTATTTGAGTGCATACGAAACTTCCCTTTCAACACCGATCACAAAACCACCTTCTCGATTACTGTCTGCCAAGTGTTGTAGTTTGTACAAGAAGGATATCTAGACTCTCCCCAATATCAAGTATTAGCTTGTTTGCGTGTTAAGTCAACAAGTTCATGGCATGACCTTCAGATCTGATGAGCCTGATATTTAGATGATGAGGATTGTCAACTGCTCTTAGAGTCAATATTGTTCCTGTCTTTATCCTTTTATGTGTAGTAATAATATTGGCAACAGGTGGGTAGTTAGAAAATTGGTTCAGTGCCTCTTTTCACTGAGAATGTCTTAGGCTTTCTTTTTGACAAGCCATATGcaagcttttttgtttaaacagtgctttttttaTCATCATGTGCACAGAAGCGTTTCTGAATTATACTGCATTCCTTTGGGGCAGAAAGAATCTGATTCTCTGCTCTGGCCTATACTCACGTGGTGAGGGATCTGTGTTGTCCTGAACCGTACAAGTGAACCTATCAAGAGCAGTGTGATAAAGACTTCATTTTTGTGTGGAGTTGAGCCAATCGAtattctgctgctgccaaaagggAGAATCGTgcttctcccttctccatccCATCTGCCAACCATGTAGTCCTGTTTCTCACTCCTTCCACACACCAGTGCAGGTGTAGGTCATACCTCGTGTTGCATTGCTTTGACTTTTAATAAAGGACAGCAGATTTCTGCAGTGACGGTGGGAGAGTGAATAGCTTTCTGTCATTCTAGCAGCTGACTATGTTTGAGCAGAGGGTCAATAccagggctgggagggctgctttgctgttgaagagctgtttattttggtttatcaTGTCTCTTGAAACCAAACCCTTACACTGCAGCCCAGAAACAGTGACACAGTCCCTGCCAGCTGTTGAGAGGCAAGCCTTGCTGAGTCTACCTTTCTGCTCTGCCAGCTTATAAGACCCATCAGTAGGTGACCCTTATTCT
Coding sequences within it:
- the LOC142596721 gene encoding transcription factor JunD-like; the protein is MSGGRSGRSAVKMEAPFYPEEGLELLRDFVPLPGFGTAGGPGADAAAAAAAAGQKLLLGAGKKRDLAAAAPAPLPGPFALRPPAGARGSAAALRLLQPPPAAAAAPPPPAGSAEPAGGGGAAAAARGGPEAALGSAAELPLLKLPPAADLEQLLIQGGAGLGSGSPGPAAPGAGSGGAAAAGPFLYRQPVTQEQEGFADGFVKALADLHKQNQLLAAPPPPLSTPGPCCTARPGPPGAPAAADPPAVYTNLSGFNPAGPLSPSGSAYPAAAAPPPPPPPPPPGLAFGTAGLGSGRLPPARSLEEPQTVPEVPPSAGGEGGSSAPTPPSLSPLDAESQERLKAERKRLRNRIAASKCRRRKLERIARLEEKVKALKGQNAELAATANLLRAQVTQLQGRVRSHLSSGCHINAAGHPPPAAAAPQPREAPPEAAAAPETGAC